ATTTTATTACATTTGAAATTAGTATTATGAATAATAGTGTGTAAACATTTGTGATTGAAAACGAGTTTGGTAATACTTAAGAAATAAAAACATGTAGATGAAAGACTTTATAAACAACCTATATAGAAATCATTCTTTAATTTATAAAGGACTTTTGTTTGTGAGTACCACTATTTTAATAGTGTATTTGTTTCCAAAAAGCGGAAAATTCAAGTATAACTTTGAGAAAGGAAAGCCTTGGCAGTCTGAAAATTTATATGCTCCCTTTGATTTTGCGATAAAAAAAACAGCAGAGGAAATTAGTGCTGAAAAAAAGGTTATCACAGATAACTCAGTTTTATATTTTAATGTTGATGAGACTGTTGTAGAAAAGGTTAGGGAGGCGTATAAAAATGAATTTAGAGAAGTATTTCATGATTCCATTTTTAAAAAAGAATTGCCTAAAATATATGATCTAGGTGAGCTTATAATTAATGAATTATATGCTTTTGGCGTTTTAAATGAAAATTATGATGTCTCTGAAGAGAGTTCGGTTGTTATTTTAGATGGTCGAGTTGAAAAACAAAAGACCGTTTTTTCTAATTTAATAAAACAGGATGCTGTTAAAGAAACTATTGATAAACTATTAATTGATAATAATTTAGAAAACTTAAAAACAGATTTTGTTTCTTTATTTTTTGATTTAGTAGAACCTAATTTAATATTTGATAAATCATTCACAGAAAGAGCTTTAAAAGAGGAGCTTGACAAGATTTCTTATGCAAGAGGAAGTATAGAAAAGGGGACTTTAATTGTGTCAAAAGGAGAAGTTGTTGAGGGTGATAAGTTTCAAAAATTAAACTCGCTTAAGTCCGAATACGAATCTCAAGTTTGGAGTAAATCCAATTATATTTGGGTTTTATTTGCTTATACATTATTAGTAGCATTAGCATTATTAATGTTATTGCTTTTTTTAAGAAAATATAGAGTTACCGTATTTGAAAATAATACAAAAGTTACTTTTATATTTTTCAATATATTTTTAATGATATTAATTACAACCTTAGTAATTAATTATAATGCTAAATATATTTATGTAGTGCCTATTTGTATCCTGCCATTAGTTTTTAAAGCCTTTTTCGACGCGAGATTAGGTTTGTTTGCTCATGTCATTACAGTGTTGCTATTAGGTTTTATAGTGCCTAATAGTTATGAGTATATGTTTCTTCAAATTATTGCAGGTATTGTAACAATATTAACGGTTTCAGAGCTTTATAAACGCGCTAATTTGTTTATTTCAGTAGGTCAGATAACTTTGATATATATAGTCGCTTATTTTGCCTTTTTTGTAATTCATGAAGGTACTATTGAAACTATAAAATGGGAGACGTTTATTTGGTTTGTTTTGTGCGGATTGGCAACGTTGTTTGTCCAACCATTAATTTATATTTATGAAAAGCTTTTCGGTTTAGTGTCTGATGTATCACTTTTAGAATTGTCAGATACCAATTCAAAATTACTAAAAGAACTTTCTAATAAAGCACCAGGAACATTTCATCATTCATTAAATGTGGCTAATCTTGCAGAATCGTCAGCAAATGAGATAGGTGCAAATGCGATGTTGGTTAGGGTAGGAGCATTATATCATGATATTGGTAAAATGAAAAATCCAACTTATTTTACAGAGAATCAATCAACAGGTATTAATCCGCATGATGAATTATCTTCAAAAGAAAGCGCAAGAATTATTACAGATCATGTTATTAATGGTATTGAAATAGCTAAAAAGCATAATTTACCCGATAGGGTTATTGATTTTATTAGAACACATCATGGCACAAGTGTCGTTTATTATTTTTACATGAAAGAGAAAAATGATTATGAAGACGTAGATAAACTTGAATTTAGTTACCCTGGACCAAAACCCTTTAGTAAAGAGACCGCTATTTTAATGATGTGTGATAGTATTGAAGCGGCTTCAAAGAGTTTAAAAGAACCAACATCTACTAAAATTGATGCATTTGTAGAAAATATTATAGATAAGCAAATAGAAGAAGGTCAGTTTTTAAATGCTAATATAACATTTAAAGAAATCCAGTCTATAAAAAAAGTTTTAAAGCATAAGTTGGCTAATATCTATCACTTACGTATAGAATATCCAGAATAATAAAAAAAGTCAAAAAAAAGTAAAAAAAATGTTTGTGTCATACAGGAGTAAAAGTTACATTTGCATCCGCATTTAAGACAAAGTGCGTAGTTCATTAAAAATTAACGGAGAGGTGCCTGAGTGGCCGAAAGGAGCGGTTTGCTAAATCGTCGTAGGTGGAAACACTTACCCAGGGTTCGAATCCCTGTCTCTCCGCAAGTTTAAAAGTAGAATTGAATTCCCAATATTATGTTCATTCTATTTCAATTCGGGGTGTAGCGTAGCCCGGTTATCGCGCCGCGTTTGGGACGCGGAGGTCGCAGGTTCGAATCCTGCCACCCCGACACTGTTTTCGTAGAAACATAAAAACTACGGGCTCTTAGCTCAGCTGGATAGAGCACCTCCCTTCTAAGGAGGCGGTCGAAGGTTCGAATCCTTCAGGGCTCACTTAAAGCTTCACAGAAATGTGAGGCTTTTTTGTTTAATATAGTTTTGTGGTAATGATAACAATCTTTTCATTGTCAATATTTGTAGTGAAAAAGATAAAGGAATCTCCACCATCTTTAATATTGAATTTTTTGCGAATTTGCTGAACAGTTTCAGGAAAATTTCTGGTTGTGATATTCGCTTTAGTTATGTTTAGTTTTTTTAACGCTTTTTTGTTGTAGTTTATAATGTTTTCAATTTTAAAAGCTCTGCCGGGGAAATCTATTTCTGTTTTATTGGTATATAAATGAGAGTGTTTATGAAGCTTAAAAACATCTAATTGCTTTGTAATGGAATGAAATCCACCAGCTTTTAAAATAGCGCTATTGGGTTCGTATAAATAAGCAAGCGGTTGGTTATATATAGAATCTATCAATTTTTCGTTTTCTAACGAAAAATTAAAATAGTCATTTTGGTCTTTTTTGATGTTTACCGTTTCAATAGAAATATCTCCTTCAAAACCATCTTCTAAAACCCAAAGTAATTCTTTAACCTCATTATTTATAGCTACTACGTGTATAGTTTTAACATGTGTTAATTCGCTAATACCAACCGATAAATCGAGTAGGGGCGATGTTTTAATTAGAATGTTTTTAGAGTGTTTGAAAAGTATTTCTAAATGTTGTGGCACATTAGGTAAACAATCGTTTAAAAAGAAGACTTTTCCTTTGCTATCATGTCGCCTTGAAGGGTCTATGTAAATCCAATCAAAATTTTGATTAGTACTTTTTAAATAGTCAATACCATCGGCATGAATGGTTTTAATATTATTAGCTTCTAGTTGTTTATAATTATGATTAACAATATTAGAAAGACTTTCATTTATTTCGCAATGTTCAACCGTTTTAAAGCGTTTTGAAAAGAAAAAGCAGTCGACTCCAAAACCACCTGTTAAGTCTATTATTGAATCTCCTTTAATTAAATCGGATTTGTATTTGGCAGAAACTTCAGAGGACGTTTGTTCAATATTTAATTTATTAGGGTAATATATGTTTTTGCAATGAAACCAAGTTGGTAATTTCTTTTCGCAACGTTTTTTCGCTTCAATTTGTTCAATAATAGCTTTGGTTTCAACCGAATAAAAATTCGTGCCTTTTAATAGTACCGATGAAATGTCTGAATTTAAGTTCTTTTTAATAAAGTCCTGTATTTCAGTATTTAAAATTAATGTGTTCAAGTGAAACTATAAGTTTTTGGTAAGTTTTTTAACAATTTTGTTCTCAGATAAAAATTCTTTTAAAATAACTTTTATAGAGGTATAGACAGGTATAGCAAGAATAAGTCCGATAATACCAAATAAAATACCCGTTATTAATATTACTAGAAAAATTTCTAAAGGATGCGATTTTACGCTTTTAGAAAATATGATGGGTTGGCTACCAAAATTATCAACCAGTTGTCCAATCATAAATACAACAAATACCCAGAGTGTTTTTGGTAAAATAACATGACTAAAACTATCGCCAAGGTTACTGGTCATTGTAAGTGTAAGCATTAAAAAGGCTCCAATTAACGGACCAACATAAGGTACCAGATTTAGCAATGCACACAAAAAAGCGATTACAATGGGGTTTTCTACACCAATTATAAGTAAGCCAATGGTGTAAATAATAAAAAGGATGAGTATTTGAAAAATTAAGCCGACAAAATATCTTGATAATAAGTCTTTAATTTTTTCTGAAGAGTTTTTCCAACGAGATTCTTTATTATCGGGTATAAAAGTCATAATACCACTTTCAAAGAGTCTGCTGTCTTTTAAAAAGAAAAAGGATATAAAAAGTACCGAAAACAACCCAATACTAAAGCTTCCAAGTCCACTAATAATCGAGTTTAAAAAGTCTGGAATTAATGAATAATCTATTTTAGCTAAGAGATTCGATTCTTTTAAAGACTGTTCAATATCAATTTGATGAATATTAAAATATTCAATAATTTTAATATATAAATTTTCAATATTACTTTGTAATTCATTAATATTTAACAGCGATAAATTATGACCTTGCTTTACCACTAAAGGAATAAATAAACCTACTAAGCCAAAGAATATACCTAGTAAGATAACCATGGTAACAATTACTGCAATGGTGTTTTTAAATTTCAATCTGCGTTCTAAAAAAAGCACAATGGGTCTGCCAATTAATGATATAACAGCAGCAATAGCAATATAGCCTATAACCGACTGTATTTGATATAAAAAGTAAAGCAATAAGGCAATGCCTAAAATAATACTGACTGCTCTTAAAATACCGTTTGAAATTGATTTAGAATTCATTTAGTAAATATAATAATTTGTCTGTAATGAGGCTAAATAAGTTGTAGGGTCATTTCGAACTGAAGAAAGCCATATAGTATAAAAATTAAATTGGGTTTGTTATGATTGTTGAGGAGCTTCAATCGTTACTTATTTCTGCATGACTTAAAGGAATTGCTTTGTTATTTCATATAAAGCAATGTTGGTAGCTTGAACCACATTCATACTGCTATTTTGTCCAAACATATCAATATGAATTATGGTATCTGAAATGTTTAGAATGCTTTCTGATACACCAAAATTTTCATCACCAATAACTAACGCTATCGGTTTTTCTGTTGAAAACTGAACCGTATGTATAGGTTTGCTTTCACTTGTTATTTCTAAAGAAATGATTTGATAACCCTTAGTTTTTAAATCATTAATAACTTTTGAAGCTGATTCGTTTATTTCATAATTAACCACTTTTTCAGTAGCTCTGGAGGTTTTTGTGATTTTTCGTCCAATAGTTATTTGTTCACCACAAAGAATAAGTTTTTCAATGCCAAAGGCATCGGCAATTCTAAATAAACTACCAATATTGGGAGCATTAGTAACGTTGTCGCAAACTAATGTTATTGGAAATTTACGTTTGTTAAAGTTTGTATTGTAATGTGTGAGTTGCAAGTTAGGTTTATGCGTTTATTTGTTTGTCTCGTAAAATTACTAATCTCTAATCAATACTTTATTAAAATTACTAGCTTTCTTGTTTTCACTCATCCATATAGCAATAGGGACTGTGCCGCTTAAAGTAGTAAGGAATCCTAAATCCCAAAATAAAACCGAAAATAAAATTGCAGCAATAACACCCGCAATTATTATAAAATTATTAGGTTCTGCATGTAATCTATTTATATGTCTTTTAGTATGGTTTCCACAATGTTTACACCTTTCATTTATTTCAATACCAATTTCGCATTTTAAATCATATCTATTATTAGATTTAACTTTAATTGAATTTGTTTTTTTACAAGATTGAGAACTACAATAATAATAAAGCGTCATAATTATTTTTAATTTTCAAAAACATACTTAATAATGTTAGCTCCCATATTTAAAGCTTTTTCTCTAACATTTTCAGGGTCGTTATGCACTTCGGAATCTTCCCATCCATCACCTAAATCACTTTCAAAAGTAAATAGTAAAACAAGTCTGTTTTCATTGAAAACTCCAAAAGCTTGTGGGCGCTTGCCATCGTGTTCATGAATTTTAGGTAAGCCATTCGGGAATTTATATACTATGTTGAAAATGGCGTGATTTGCTGGTAATTCTACTAAATCTTTATTTGGAAATACTTTTTTTAGTTCTTTGGTGATATAAGGCTTTAAACCATAATTATCATCAATATGTAAAAATCCACCCGAAATCAGGTAATTACGAAGGTTTTCGGCATCAGTTTCACTAAAAAAAACATTACCATGGCCAGTCATGTGAATAAACGGAAATTGAAAAATATCGCTACTTCCTGTTTCGACGGTTTCAGGTTTTGTACTTATTTTAGTATCAATATTTTCATTGCAAAACCTAATTAAATTTTTTAAAGATGTTGGGTTTGCGTACCAATCGCCACCACCTTGATATTTTAATAGGGCTATTTCTTGAGAAAAACCACCAATAGATATAAGTGAAAAAATAAAAATAAAAAATAACTTCATATAAAATTATTCGTTTATAAATGCAGCGCTATGGCACGCTACAATAGCAGCCGTTTCTGTGCGTAATCTAGTGTCTCCCAAAGTTACAGGAATAAAGTTGTTTTTGAGTGCTAATTCTATTTCTTTAACAGAAAAATCACCTTCTGGTCCAATCAAAATAGTGATATCTGTTTTAGGTTTTAGTTCGTTTTTTAACGATTTTCTATGGGTTTCTTCACAATGCGCAATAAATAAATCGCCATTAAAATCCTGTTTTATAAAGTCTTTAAAAGCAATAGCGTCATTAAGTTTTGGCATGTAACAGCTTAAAGATTGCTTTGTTGCCGATTGCAAGATTTTTTCAAAACGTTCTGTTTTGATTATTTTACGTTCGCTATGATCGCAAATAATAGGCGTGATGCTATCAATGCCAATTTCGGTAGCTTTTTCTAAAAACCATTCGTAGCGGTCGTTCATTTTTGTGGGTGCTACGGCAAGGTGTAAATTATAATCTCGTTTAGGTTGTAATGATTTAGAAACAATGGTAACCATGCATTTTTTTATATCTGGAACAGTTACTTCGGCATTAAATAACCACCCTTTTCCATTTGTAATATGCAAGGTGTCTCCAATGGTTTTACGTAACACTTTTACAATATGTCTGCTTTCTTCTTTATCAAAAGTAAATTGAGAAGTGCTTTCGGTTATGTTTGGATTGTAAAAAAGTTGCATTAATTTACCTGTTCTATGATTTTTAAAACTTCAATTTCAGAAATTTCTTTTGGTTCGTATGTTTTTAAAATGACGTAATACCATTTTTTAGATGGAATATCTATCGTAAAAATATCATGTATTTCATGGGAGTCTTTTATTATACTATTTTCAAAGTCAGGGTGCATATCTCCTTTTAAAAACCACCCAGAATCACCGCCTTTATTAGCGTTGTCATCCATTGAGTATTGTTTTGCTAAGAAATCAAAAGAGGCTCCATTTTTAAATTTATTAATAATTAAGTTTCTTAAATTAGTGATTTTTTCAAGTTTGTATTTGGTGCCATCTAAATAAATATAAGACACTCTATAATAGATTTTTTTTGTTTTATCGGCTATTTTATAATAGGTTTTTTCAAATTCATTTTCACTTATTTTTGTGCCACCAACATGCATTTTAAAAAGTTCTTTTGTTAGTCGTGTTTTATGTTTTTCTTCATTAAAAGTAATTAATTTATTCTTTTTAGAATTTTTAGTTTCTAAATAGCTTTTAATTTGTTCTGGAGTTTCAATGGTTTCTAATTCTTTTTCTGTGGTATTTTGAGCTTTTAAAATGGCTGAGCAGCTAATAAATAATAAAATAAGTAATTGTTTAAACATAAAGTAGGTTTTGAATTTGGTTTTAAATTTAATGGGATTACGGTAATATGCAGATATTAGAAAAATAAGTTTTAAGAAACGGGTGTTTATAACTTCGTTTGATGTTAAATTTTTAACCTAGCAGAAGCCATCACATCTTGCTCAGCAAAATCATTTTCTAAATATTTTAAATAACCAACAATGGCAATCATAGCAGCATTATCGGTAGTGAATTCAAATTTAGGAACATAGGTGGTCCATCCAAATTTTTGTTCGCCATCTTTCAATGCTTGTCTAATACCTGAATTTGCAGAAACACCACCACCAATTGCAATATGATTAATACCTGTTTGTTTTGAAGCTAGTTTTAGTTTATCTATTAAAATCCCAATAATTGTATACTGTATAGACGCACAAATATCATTCAGGTGGTCTTCAATAAAATTAGGATTTGCTTTTACTTCACGTTGAATAAAATAAAGAATAGCCGTTTTTAATCCAGAAAAGCTAAAGTTTAAACCATCTACTTTAGGTTTCGTAAATTGAAAAGCTTTTGGGTTTCCTAATTTGGCACGTCTATCAATTTCGGGACCTGCAGGGTAACCTAAGCCTAAAATTTTTCCACTTTTATCGAAAGCTTCACCAACGGCATCATCAATGGTTTCGCCAATGACTTCCATATTAAAATAGCTTACAACTTTCACAATTTGTGTGTGACCTCCAGAAATAGTCATCGCTAAAAAAGGAAATGGAGGTTTTTCAAAACCTTCTTCATCTATAAAATGGGCTAAAATATGCCCTTGCATGTGGTTTACATCTATTAACGGAATGTTTAATCCGTAAGCCAGTGATTTTGCAAAAGATGTTCCAACCAATAAAGATCCCATTAAACCTGGACCTCGTGTAAATGCAATGGCATGTAACTCTTCTTTAGTAATATTTGCTTTTTTAAGTGCTTGGTGTACTACAGGAACAATGTTTTGTTGATGCGCCCTAGAAGCTAATTCTGGTACAACACCACCAAACTCTTCATGTATTTTTTGATTAGCTACAACATTGCTTAAAATTTTACCGTTGTGTATTACAGAAGCGGCTGTGTCGTCGCATGACGACTCAATTCCTAGTATATAAATATTTTGTGAACCCATTAATGAAAATTAGGCATAATAATTGTTAATTTTGAAAACGAAAGAACATCTATTAATGCTCTTTATCTGTAATTACAAAACTACTCATTTATTTTTGTAATGAAATATAAATAGTTTAAGTAGTTTGCCTTAGATAAAAGTTTTTAAAATATGCAATTACTAAGGAAACCTAGTTTATTCTTAATAAAATTATAACTTTAGAAAGTATCAAAAAAATCTTAAAAATAGCATCAAAAATAGTAGGCATTTTATTGCTGCTTTTCATCATTTTGGTGTTGGTGCTTTCTATTCCTTTTGTTCAAACAAGTTTGGGGAATTATGCTACTAAGCGTCTTAACGATGAGTTTAAAACCAATATAAATATCGATAAAGTGAGCTTGCAATTTAACGGCGATGTAGAACTTAAAAATATTTATATAGAAGATTATAAGCAGGATACACTTATAAATATAGCCGAATTAAATACATCGATAATAAATGTTTCTAATTTAATAAATGGCAAATTAACTTTTGGTGATATTGATATTATAGATTTAGTTTTTAATATAAAAACCTATAAAGACTCAAGAGAAACTAATTTAGATGTTTTTGTTAATCGATTTGAAGATGATAATCCTAGAACAGGAAAGAGTAGTTTTCTGCTATCATCTAGCGATGTCTCTATTTATAATGGAATATTTAGGCTTTTAGATGAAAATAGAGAAACAACCAAGCTATTAGAATTTAAAAATTTAAATATTAATGCTACCAATTTTTTAATTAATGGTAGCGATGTAAGTACGCGAATAAATACGTTAGCTTTTAAAGATAGTAGAGGGTTGGTTATGAAAAATTTAATGACTAATTTTTCATATACACCTTCAGGTATGACGTTTGATAATCTGGAAATAAAAACGCCAAAGTCAGTTTTAAAAGGTGATTTAAGCTTTTTTTATAAGCGAGAAGATTTACAGTTTTTTACAGATAAGGTTATAGTTGCAGCTAATTTTAAAGACTCTAGTGTTCAATTAGATGAATTGAATACGTTTTATAATGAGTTTGGAATCAACCAAAAAGCAAATTTTAGTGCTAATCTATCAGGAGCTTTAAATGATTTGCGAGTAAATAGTTTAAAGTTAAATACAAGTAGAAATACAAAGGTTTACGGTAATATTAATTTTAAAAATTTATTTAACAAAGAAGAAAATAATTTTTATATGAATGGCGATTTTAATAATCTAACCTCTACATATAAAGATTTAACAGCGTTGTTGCCAAATGTTTTAGGTGAAGCGATACCTACATCATTTGATAGGTTAGGACGGTTTACTATTAAAGGGAATTCGCAAGTAACATCATCAAAAGTTATTGCAGATATTGAAATTGATACCGATTTAGGTTTTGTTATTTCCAATCTAGAAATAGATAAAATAAATGATATAGATAATGCCAAGTATGAGGGTAAAGTTATATTTGAAAAGTTTGATTTTGGTACCTTTTTAAATGCTCCAGATGTAGGGCTTGCATCTTTAAATTTTGATGTGAAAGGAAACGGCTTTTTAACAGAGAATATTAATACTCAGGTTAAAGGCGATGTGTTTGAAATAGAGTTTAATAATTATAATTACAAGCGTATTAAAGTTGCAGGAAATGTGCGTAACAACATATTTGATGGCAATTTAACTACAAATGATACAAATTTAAAGTTGAATTTTAATGGCTTGGTAGATTTTTCAGAACAAGTAAATAAATATGATTTTGAAGCCCAAGTTGATTATGCCAATTTAAATGTACTAAACTTTGTTAAAAAAGATAGTATTTCTGTTTTAAAGAGTATTGTTAAAATGAATATGAATGCCAGCAGCTATGATGATGCTTATGGTAAAATTTCATTCAGAAAAACATCTTATAAAAATGAAAATGATACATACTACTTCAATGAATTTGATATTTCTTCAAGGTTTAGTGAAGGTTTAAGGTTTATAGAAATTAATTCTCCAGACATTATAGAAGGCGATTTAAAAGGACGATTTCGTTTTAAAGATTTAAAGAAACTTTTTGAAAATTCATTAGGGCATATTTATACAAATTATGTACCTCACGAGGTTGAAACTAATCAAAGTTTCGATTTTAATTTCAAAATATATAATAAAATTATTGAAGTTATTTACCCAGAAATTCAATTAGGGAAAAATACATTTATCCGTGGTAGAGTAGAGAGC
The nucleotide sequence above comes from Flavobacteriaceae bacterium HL-DH10. Encoded proteins:
- a CDS encoding class I SAM-dependent methyltransferase, which encodes MNTLILNTEIQDFIKKNLNSDISSVLLKGTNFYSVETKAIIEQIEAKKRCEKKLPTWFHCKNIYYPNKLNIEQTSSEVSAKYKSDLIKGDSIIDLTGGFGVDCFFFSKRFKTVEHCEINESLSNIVNHNYKQLEANNIKTIHADGIDYLKSTNQNFDWIYIDPSRRHDSKGKVFFLNDCLPNVPQHLEILFKHSKNILIKTSPLLDLSVGISELTHVKTIHVVAINNEVKELLWVLEDGFEGDISIETVNIKKDQNDYFNFSLENEKLIDSIYNQPLAYLYEPNSAILKAGGFHSITKQLDVFKLHKHSHLYTNKTEIDFPGRAFKIENIINYNKKALKKLNITKANITTRNFPETVQQIRKKFNIKDGGDSFIFFTTNIDNEKIVIITTKLY
- a CDS encoding 16S rRNA (uracil(1498)-N(3))-methyltransferase, which encodes MQLFYNPNITESTSQFTFDKEESRHIVKVLRKTIGDTLHITNGKGWLFNAEVTVPDIKKCMVTIVSKSLQPKRDYNLHLAVAPTKMNDRYEWFLEKATEIGIDSITPIICDHSERKIIKTERFEKILQSATKQSLSCYMPKLNDAIAFKDFIKQDFNGDLFIAHCEETHRKSLKNELKPKTDITILIGPEGDFSVKEIELALKNNFIPVTLGDTRLRTETAAIVACHSAAFINE
- a CDS encoding TrmH family RNA methyltransferase, with the protein product MQLTHYNTNFNKRKFPITLVCDNVTNAPNIGSLFRIADAFGIEKLILCGEQITIGRKITKTSRATEKVVNYEINESASKVINDLKTKGYQIISLEITSESKPIHTVQFSTEKPIALVIGDENFGVSESILNISDTIIHIDMFGQNSSMNVVQATNIALYEITKQFL
- the tsaD gene encoding tRNA (adenosine(37)-N6)-threonylcarbamoyltransferase complex transferase subunit TsaD, which encodes MGSQNIYILGIESSCDDTAASVIHNGKILSNVVANQKIHEEFGGVVPELASRAHQQNIVPVVHQALKKANITKEELHAIAFTRGPGLMGSLLVGTSFAKSLAYGLNIPLIDVNHMQGHILAHFIDEEGFEKPPFPFLAMTISGGHTQIVKVVSYFNMEVIGETIDDAVGEAFDKSGKILGLGYPAGPEIDRRAKLGNPKAFQFTKPKVDGLNFSFSGLKTAILYFIQREVKANPNFIEDHLNDICASIQYTIIGILIDKLKLASKQTGINHIAIGGGVSANSGIRQALKDGEQKFGWTTYVPKFEFTTDNAAMIAIVGYLKYLENDFAEQDVMASARLKI
- a CDS encoding HDIG domain-containing protein; protein product: MKDFINNLYRNHSLIYKGLLFVSTTILIVYLFPKSGKFKYNFEKGKPWQSENLYAPFDFAIKKTAEEISAEKKVITDNSVLYFNVDETVVEKVREAYKNEFREVFHDSIFKKELPKIYDLGELIINELYAFGVLNENYDVSEESSVVILDGRVEKQKTVFSNLIKQDAVKETIDKLLIDNNLENLKTDFVSLFFDLVEPNLIFDKSFTERALKEELDKISYARGSIEKGTLIVSKGEVVEGDKFQKLNSLKSEYESQVWSKSNYIWVLFAYTLLVALALLMLLLFLRKYRVTVFENNTKVTFIFFNIFLMILITTLVINYNAKYIYVVPICILPLVFKAFFDARLGLFAHVITVLLLGFIVPNSYEYMFLQIIAGIVTILTVSELYKRANLFISVGQITLIYIVAYFAFFVIHEGTIETIKWETFIWFVLCGLATLFVQPLIYIYEKLFGLVSDVSLLELSDTNSKLLKELSNKAPGTFHHSLNVANLAESSANEIGANAMLVRVGALYHDIGKMKNPTYFTENQSTGINPHDELSSKESARIITDHVINGIEIAKKHNLPDRVIDFIRTHHGTSVVYYFYMKEKNDYEDVDKLEFSYPGPKPFSKETAILMMCDSIEAASKSLKEPTSTKIDAFVENIIDKQIEEGQFLNANITFKEIQSIKKVLKHKLANIYHLRIEYPE
- a CDS encoding DUF4159 domain-containing protein, encoding MKLFFIFIFSLISIGGFSQEIALLKYQGGGDWYANPTSLKNLIRFCNENIDTKISTKPETVETGSSDIFQFPFIHMTGHGNVFFSETDAENLRNYLISGGFLHIDDNYGLKPYITKELKKVFPNKDLVELPANHAIFNIVYKFPNGLPKIHEHDGKRPQAFGVFNENRLVLLFTFESDLGDGWEDSEVHNDPENVREKALNMGANIIKYVFEN
- a CDS encoding peptidylprolyl isomerase; amino-acid sequence: MFKQLLILLFISCSAILKAQNTTEKELETIETPEQIKSYLETKNSKKNKLITFNEEKHKTRLTKELFKMHVGGTKISENEFEKTYYKIADKTKKIYYRVSYIYLDGTKYKLEKITNLRNLIINKFKNGASFDFLAKQYSMDDNANKGGDSGWFLKGDMHPDFENSIIKDSHEIHDIFTIDIPSKKWYYVILKTYEPKEISEIEVLKIIEQVN
- a CDS encoding AI-2E family transporter produces the protein MNSKSISNGILRAVSIILGIALLLYFLYQIQSVIGYIAIAAVISLIGRPIVLFLERRLKFKNTIAVIVTMVILLGIFFGLVGLFIPLVVKQGHNLSLLNINELQSNIENLYIKIIEYFNIHQIDIEQSLKESNLLAKIDYSLIPDFLNSIISGLGSFSIGLFSVLFISFFFLKDSRLFESGIMTFIPDNKESRWKNSSEKIKDLLSRYFVGLIFQILILFIIYTIGLLIIGVENPIVIAFLCALLNLVPYVGPLIGAFLMLTLTMTSNLGDSFSHVILPKTLWVFVVFMIGQLVDNFGSQPIIFSKSVKSHPLEIFLVILITGILFGIIGLILAIPVYTSIKVILKEFLSENKIVKKLTKNL